The following proteins are encoded in a genomic region of Paenibacillus sp. FSL H3-0469:
- a CDS encoding asparaginase: MKFIHKRTLRSFTVLLALFTLLSFPSITQAADPVVPGKVIPNVVVVGVGGTITSTSPSRELFQTYGTPKVSINDIIQRLQPELSKIANVTSTELSNISSAQTASKDLYNLTIAIDKELANPAVNAVVVTTGTNIMEELAYWTDLTVRSPKPVIFTGSMRQSNTISFDGEANLLNAIRLAASQKTAYYGTVLMMNDEFFAAREVTKTDALRLDTFDGGRYGALGTVDENRIRAVRAPARVKDAGTEKWKTPFDLSTIQPEDLAKVDVVYSYTEASATPITALANDGVQGIVTAGHGAGGISTAQQAARTAAIEKGVLFVSATRAGSGAVYDTGAKGIIGAGDLLPQKARLLLQLGLTFSKDQEQIRQWFSTIGMPDFDMSK; this comes from the coding sequence ATGAAATTTATTCACAAACGGACTCTGAGGAGCTTTACTGTCCTGCTTGCCCTCTTCACCCTGTTATCGTTTCCCTCCATTACCCAAGCTGCGGACCCCGTAGTACCCGGGAAGGTCATTCCCAATGTCGTAGTGGTCGGTGTCGGCGGCACCATCACCTCCACTTCACCTTCTAGAGAGCTGTTTCAGACTTACGGCACCCCCAAGGTCTCCATCAATGATATTATCCAAAGATTACAACCCGAGCTGTCCAAAATTGCCAATGTGACCAGCACTGAGCTCAGCAACATCAGTTCGGCGCAGACCGCCTCCAAGGACTTATATAACCTCACCATTGCCATCGATAAGGAACTGGCTAATCCGGCAGTGAACGCTGTAGTGGTGACTACCGGAACCAATATTATGGAAGAGTTGGCTTACTGGACCGATCTGACGGTCCGCAGCCCGAAGCCCGTCATCTTCACAGGGTCAATGCGGCAATCCAATACGATCTCCTTCGACGGAGAAGCTAACCTGCTGAATGCCATCCGGCTGGCTGCCAGCCAAAAGACAGCCTACTATGGTACTGTTCTAATGATGAACGATGAATTCTTTGCGGCAAGAGAGGTCACCAAGACCGATGCGCTGCGTCTGGATACCTTTGACGGAGGCCGTTATGGTGCCCTCGGTACGGTGGATGAGAACCGGATTCGTGCAGTCCGTGCCCCGGCCCGCGTCAAGGATGCCGGAACAGAGAAGTGGAAGACTCCTTTCGATCTCAGTACCATCCAGCCGGAGGATTTGGCGAAAGTCGATGTTGTGTATAGTTATACAGAAGCCTCCGCTACACCAATTACGGCTTTGGCCAATGATGGAGTCCAAGGAATAGTTACTGCGGGTCACGGGGCCGGCGGGATCTCGACCGCGCAGCAGGCCGCCCGCACAGCGGCCATTGAGAAAGGCGTCCTGTTCGTAAGCGCTACGCGTGCAGGCTCAGGGGCAGTGTATGACACCGGTGCCAAAGGAATCATCGGCGCAGGCGATCTGCTTCCACAGAAGGCCAGACTCCTGCTCCAGCTAGGCCTCACCTTCTCCAAGGATCAGGAGCAGATCCGCCAGTGGTTCTCTACCATCGGCATGCCGGATTTCGATATGAGTAAATAG
- a CDS encoding sigma-70 family RNA polymerase sigma factor, whose protein sequence is MNELKAQPQVPQRFAEQLQDCRNNLFRKAYCYVKNEHEALEIVSEATYKGYLAFGRMKEPQYFETWMTRIVINTAIDHLNRNKRVTYMEDHSQSYAGDEHAVPLEEKLDLYQALDRLLPEEKAYIILKFFEDLRFKDMADILELPENTVKTRFYRIIGKLKAHLKDGEVEGI, encoded by the coding sequence GTGAACGAACTGAAAGCCCAGCCGCAAGTACCCCAACGATTCGCTGAACAACTTCAAGACTGCCGGAACAATCTGTTCCGCAAGGCCTACTGTTATGTCAAAAATGAGCATGAAGCGCTCGAAATCGTCTCGGAGGCTACCTATAAAGGGTATCTTGCCTTCGGACGGATGAAGGAACCGCAGTATTTCGAGACCTGGATGACCCGGATTGTCATCAACACCGCCATTGACCATCTTAACCGGAACAAACGGGTTACTTACATGGAGGATCACTCGCAGAGCTATGCCGGGGATGAGCATGCTGTTCCACTGGAAGAGAAGCTGGATTTGTACCAGGCTCTGGATAGACTATTGCCCGAGGAGAAGGCGTATATTATCCTGAAATTTTTTGAGGATCTGCGCTTCAAGGACATGGCGGACATTCTGGAGCTGCCGGAGAACACCGTCAAGACCAGGTTCTACCGGATTATCGGCAAACTGAAAGCTCACTTAAAGGATGGGGAGGTCGAGGGAATATGA
- a CDS encoding ABC transporter ATP-binding protein, protein MNLNVERLSVSFGEAKIVQEVSLRVQNKQFVGLIGPNGCGKSTLLKSIYKVIKPRQGDVFLSELNVIKASPKLVARKLGVVGQFNELSFDFTVREMVAMGRTPHKGMLETDSQQDADIVSAALRKVNLEGHTGRSYNSLSGGEKQRVILARVLAQQPEFMILDEPTNHLDIKYQLQILNIVRKLDIGILAALHDLTLAAEYCDYLYVMKEGRVAASGVPEDILTKELIREVFDVECATYRNPVTGALGIAYLETR, encoded by the coding sequence ATGAATCTGAATGTTGAACGGCTAAGCGTCTCTTTCGGTGAGGCGAAGATTGTGCAGGAGGTCTCTCTGAGGGTGCAAAATAAGCAATTCGTCGGTCTGATCGGCCCGAACGGCTGCGGCAAATCGACACTGCTCAAGAGCATCTATAAAGTCATTAAACCGCGCCAGGGCGATGTCTTCCTCTCTGAGCTTAATGTGATCAAGGCCAGCCCGAAGCTTGTTGCCCGGAAGCTGGGCGTAGTCGGCCAGTTCAACGAGCTGAGCTTCGACTTCACCGTTCGTGAGATGGTGGCAATGGGCCGGACGCCCCACAAAGGCATGCTGGAAACCGACAGCCAGCAGGACGCTGACATTGTCTCGGCCGCACTCCGCAAGGTCAATCTGGAGGGGCATACTGGCCGCAGCTATAATTCCTTATCCGGCGGCGAGAAGCAGCGGGTCATTCTGGCGCGTGTGCTGGCCCAGCAGCCGGAATTCATGATTCTGGACGAACCGACCAACCATCTGGATATCAAATACCAGCTGCAGATTCTGAATATCGTCCGAAAGCTGGATATCGGCATTCTCGCCGCCCTCCATGATCTCACCCTGGCCGCTGAATACTGCGACTATCTGTATGTTATGAAGGAAGGCCGGGTCGCGGCCAGCGGAGTCCCTGAGGATATTCTAACGAAGGAATTAATCCGCGAGGTCTTCGATGTGGAGTGCGCGACCTACCGCAATCCGGTCACCGGGGCGCTGGGCATCGCCTATCTGGAGACAAGGTAA
- a CDS encoding iron ABC transporter permease gives MHTDLAVPSQPKQSLIHSRYGFMAVIGILFIITLLSAGAAVSFGQVDIPVSQSYRILLHHITGIQIGDMQDLTSGSFVDIIWKIRFPRVLMAMFIGAGLTLCGTIMQAAVQNPLADPYILGISSGASLGATFAILIGFGSMGLLGQSGVAFWAFAGAVGASLLVLTLASAGGKMTSVKLVLAGMVINALCTAFANFIVYFANNAEGIKTVTFWTMGSLAAASWDKLPLISITVLLAVILFLSQFRVLNAMLLGDEAAVTLGIHLGAYRRVYMILTALITGVMVASCGMIGFVGLIIPHLVRGLVGSDHRRLLPASILFGAIFLIWTDVIARTIVPNVELPIGIITALIGAPMFMYMLIRKGYAFGGKS, from the coding sequence ATGCATACTGATCTAGCCGTACCTTCACAGCCTAAGCAATCGCTCATCCATTCTCGTTACGGCTTCATGGCTGTTATAGGCATCCTGTTCATTATTACCCTGCTGTCTGCCGGGGCGGCGGTCTCTTTCGGGCAGGTGGACATTCCTGTCTCCCAATCCTACCGGATTCTGCTTCACCACATCACAGGGATTCAGATTGGAGATATGCAGGACCTGACCTCCGGTTCGTTCGTCGATATTATCTGGAAAATCCGCTTCCCGCGTGTCCTGATGGCGATGTTCATCGGCGCCGGACTTACGCTGTGCGGAACAATCATGCAGGCAGCGGTACAGAACCCCCTGGCTGATCCATACATACTCGGTATTTCCTCCGGCGCTTCGCTGGGTGCAACCTTCGCCATCCTGATCGGCTTCGGCTCGATGGGGCTGCTCGGGCAGTCGGGTGTCGCCTTTTGGGCTTTTGCAGGGGCGGTTGGCGCTTCTCTGCTGGTCCTCACACTCGCCAGTGCGGGCGGCAAAATGACCTCCGTCAAGCTGGTGCTGGCCGGGATGGTCATTAACGCTCTATGTACCGCCTTCGCCAACTTCATTGTCTATTTCGCGAACAATGCCGAAGGCATCAAGACCGTGACCTTCTGGACAATGGGCAGCCTGGCCGCCGCAAGCTGGGACAAGCTGCCGCTGATCTCAATCACCGTTCTGCTCGCCGTTATCCTGTTCCTCTCGCAGTTCCGCGTGCTGAATGCCATGCTGCTCGGAGATGAGGCGGCGGTTACGCTGGGCATTCATCTGGGTGCCTACCGCAGAGTCTACATGATTCTCACAGCGCTGATTACCGGCGTTATGGTAGCAAGCTGCGGGATGATCGGCTTCGTGGGACTGATTATCCCCCATCTGGTGCGGGGACTGGTGGGCTCGGACCACCGCAGACTGCTGCCGGCGTCGATTCTGTTCGGGGCGATCTTCCTGATCTGGACGGACGTCATTGCCCGGACCATCGTACCGAATGTGGAGCTGCCGATCGGGATCATTACCGCCCTGATTGGCGCGCCGATGTTCATGTACATGCTGATTAGAAAAGGCTATGCCTTCGGAGGGAAAAGCTGA
- a CDS encoding ABC transporter substrate-binding protein — MKKIFKRYVPLLAVLVMAVMLAACSSNAGNEKEAAATAAPASASPAPAETAPAAAKTVYPLTTQNHTNNGEGTEWTAKSQTFDKAPEKVVANTQGAAELLIKLGLTDKMVGVAALYGAGDPAVQEEFKKIPVISQDYASKELVVGASPDLVMGRGGLFADADWGVGTVGGLNELGIKTFVQSTSLQGATLDSLYKDIEQLGQIFDVQEKATAYIAELKERAAKLKEGAAATGAKTFAYVSDAGNGAIAVYSGNVDTFAGDVLGLLGLTNSYADVTGEISKEQLIATNPDVLLISVYTGGIDADQSIKAFYADPSLQSLKAIQNKAIYKIDFNQFWGYSYSIFDGAEKLASELAAAK; from the coding sequence ATGAAGAAAATATTCAAAAGATATGTACCGCTGCTGGCGGTTCTGGTGATGGCGGTTATGCTGGCGGCTTGTTCTTCCAACGCAGGTAATGAGAAGGAAGCGGCGGCAACGGCTGCACCTGCATCGGCCAGTCCGGCACCGGCGGAGACTGCACCGGCGGCAGCCAAGACGGTATATCCGCTAACCACCCAGAACCACACGAATAACGGGGAAGGCACCGAATGGACGGCTAAATCGCAGACCTTCGATAAGGCTCCTGAGAAGGTAGTAGCGAATACGCAAGGTGCGGCGGAGCTGCTGATTAAGCTGGGGCTTACCGACAAAATGGTCGGAGTAGCGGCTCTCTACGGTGCAGGCGATCCAGCGGTTCAAGAGGAATTCAAGAAGATTCCTGTCATCTCCCAGGACTATGCCAGCAAAGAGCTGGTTGTAGGCGCAAGTCCAGATCTGGTGATGGGGCGCGGCGGCCTGTTCGCAGATGCGGATTGGGGAGTCGGGACGGTAGGCGGACTCAATGAGCTGGGCATCAAGACCTTCGTGCAGAGCACCAGTCTGCAAGGGGCAACGCTAGACAGCCTGTACAAGGATATTGAACAGTTAGGCCAGATCTTCGATGTGCAGGAGAAGGCCACGGCATACATTGCAGAGCTGAAGGAGCGTGCAGCGAAGCTGAAGGAGGGAGCGGCAGCTACTGGTGCCAAGACCTTCGCTTATGTATCTGATGCAGGCAACGGGGCTATCGCTGTCTATAGCGGGAACGTGGATACTTTTGCGGGAGATGTGCTGGGACTGCTTGGACTGACCAACAGCTATGCCGATGTGACCGGTGAGATCAGCAAGGAGCAATTGATCGCGACCAACCCGGATGTCCTGCTGATCTCGGTGTACACAGGCGGTATTGATGCCGACCAGTCGATAAAAGCGTTCTATGCCGATCCGTCACTACAGAGTCTGAAGGCGATCCAGAACAAAGCGATCTATAAGATTGACTTCAACCAGTTCTGGGGCTACAGCTATTCCATCTTTGACGGGGCGGAGAAGCTTGCGTCTGAGCTGGCTGCTGCGAAGTAA
- a CDS encoding ATP-binding cassette domain-containing protein — protein sequence MPVIDVKHLTKSYTTYKRGAGMGQTFASFFRREAVSVQAVNDISFAIERGEICGMLGPNGAGKSTAIKMLCGALYPTSGEIDVLGYSPARDRKHYVRTIGAVFGQKSQLIWDIPPIDSFKMNKAIYGISATDFSNRLEELATLLDISGVMEKPTRVLSLGERMKCEFVMAMLHQPDILFLDEPTIGLDVIAKLKIREFIRQMNKQQNMTCILTTHDLEDVEELAHRVIVINHGEKVFDDSLQRLKLFLGEKKRVSFTFNESVRDTLFDNDWTKVMERPSDLQITLEVDTARISISEFIEGISRKHAFSDISVKELPIQQVVMNIYENAKSSLDVTR from the coding sequence ATGCCGGTGATCGATGTCAAGCATTTAACGAAGTCCTATACCACCTATAAGCGGGGCGCAGGCATGGGGCAGACCTTCGCGAGCTTTTTCCGGCGTGAAGCGGTCTCTGTTCAGGCTGTGAACGATATTAGCTTCGCCATTGAGCGGGGTGAAATCTGCGGGATGCTGGGTCCGAACGGGGCAGGCAAATCCACTGCGATCAAAATGCTCTGCGGCGCGCTCTACCCGACCAGCGGGGAGATCGACGTACTCGGTTATTCCCCGGCCCGGGACCGGAAGCATTATGTCCGCACCATCGGAGCGGTCTTCGGCCAGAAATCCCAGCTCATCTGGGATATTCCGCCCATCGACAGCTTCAAGATGAACAAAGCGATCTATGGCATCTCAGCCACGGATTTCAGCAACCGGCTGGAAGAGCTGGCAACGCTGCTGGATATCTCCGGAGTGATGGAGAAGCCCACCCGCGTACTGTCGCTAGGCGAACGCATGAAATGCGAGTTCGTGATGGCGATGCTGCACCAGCCGGACATCCTGTTCCTGGATGAGCCGACCATCGGGCTGGATGTAATCGCTAAGCTCAAAATCCGCGAATTCATCCGCCAGATGAACAAGCAGCAGAACATGACCTGCATTCTCACCACCCATGATCTGGAGGATGTGGAGGAGTTAGCCCACCGGGTGATTGTCATTAATCACGGCGAGAAGGTGTTTGATGACTCGCTGCAGCGGCTGAAGCTGTTCCTCGGAGAGAAGAAGCGCGTAAGCTTTACCTTTAACGAGTCTGTGCGGGACACCCTTTTCGACAATGACTGGACCAAGGTAATGGAACGCCCCTCCGACCTCCAGATTACGCTTGAGGTAGACACCGCCCGGATTTCAATCAGCGAGTTCATTGAAGGCATCTCCCGCAAGCATGCCTTCTCGGATATTTCCGTCAAGGAACTCCCGATCCAGCAAGTCGTAATGAATATCTATGAGAATGCCAAAAGCAGCCTGGACGTCACCCGTTAG
- a CDS encoding ABC-2 family transporter protein: MKKYVDVYKQCMYSAIQTASAYRMNFIVSSLITLIGNILFPLVTLLIYRAGTSFPGWSLYEVLLIQSIFTMSSGLSSLVFGGLLWTTMSHVREGSFEVILLKPLNPLFYIVATTFSVESVGLFLGGAALFIFSAMHIGAISALAWLQFTGMFLAGTAVLAGLSLMMAAMSFKWVGNSRISELADSVLHVGKYPLPIFPKAVQAAATLIIPVGMVGYLPASALLGRVQAGDFIAILPCFVFLWAGIWVYRHMIRLYEGVGG; this comes from the coding sequence ATGAAAAAATATGTAGATGTATACAAGCAGTGTATGTACTCTGCTATCCAGACCGCTTCGGCCTACCGGATGAACTTCATCGTCAGCAGTCTGATTACACTCATAGGCAACATTCTGTTTCCGCTGGTGACGCTGTTAATCTACCGGGCGGGCACCAGCTTTCCCGGCTGGAGCTTATACGAAGTACTGTTGATTCAATCTATATTCACCATGTCCAGCGGTCTCTCCAGTCTGGTCTTCGGAGGATTGCTATGGACAACGATGTCGCATGTACGTGAGGGAAGCTTCGAGGTCATTCTGCTCAAGCCGCTGAATCCGCTGTTCTACATTGTTGCAACTACCTTCTCTGTAGAGAGTGTCGGATTATTCCTTGGCGGGGCTGCCTTATTCATCTTCTCCGCTATGCATATCGGCGCTATCTCCGCCCTTGCCTGGCTGCAATTCACTGGAATGTTCCTGGCCGGGACGGCTGTACTCGCCGGATTATCGCTGATGATGGCGGCGATGTCCTTCAAATGGGTCGGCAATTCACGAATTTCCGAGCTGGCGGACAGTGTGCTGCATGTCGGCAAATATCCGCTGCCGATCTTCCCGAAGGCGGTGCAGGCGGCAGCTACGCTGATCATTCCCGTGGGGATGGTTGGCTACCTCCCGGCCTCCGCATTGCTCGGCCGGGTACAGGCCGGTGATTTTATCGCGATTCTGCCTTGCTTTGTCTTTCTCTGGGCAGGCATTTGGGTATACCGGCACATGATCAGATTATATGAGGGGGTTGGCGGCTGA
- a CDS encoding ABC-2 family transporter protein translates to MNRLKHNWLICRAVAEVTYKEWSAYRTHSLVSVIVGPVYFMVQYFIWTAVYGGQTTLGGLDLQQMIRYFGATALIGYLIMDFADWNLSMLVRTGKFLTFHLRPVHHRSFALFQKLGHRMLGFLFEFLPCLLIFIYIFGIDMRPASLPWTLVSVLLAFLMNFYVNYTIGLTSFWLVQSGGIRSAFLLVSGIFSGALIPLDFFPHWLQVTQLFLPFQYIAYMPAMVFTGHYSLGGLELSLPEAVGMQAAAVLVMFGCNEWVRRRAMKQFTAVGA, encoded by the coding sequence ATGAACCGTCTCAAGCATAACTGGCTCATCTGCCGGGCCGTTGCAGAGGTTACTTACAAGGAATGGAGTGCTTACCGCACCCATTCCTTGGTCTCTGTTATTGTCGGACCTGTCTATTTCATGGTGCAATATTTCATTTGGACCGCCGTCTATGGCGGGCAAACTACACTCGGCGGGCTTGATCTCCAGCAAATGATCCGCTATTTCGGGGCAACGGCGCTGATCGGGTATCTGATTATGGATTTTGCCGACTGGAATCTGTCGATGCTGGTGCGCACCGGCAAATTCCTCACCTTCCATCTGCGCCCGGTGCATCACCGTTCCTTCGCCTTGTTCCAGAAGCTGGGGCACCGGATGCTCGGCTTCTTATTTGAGTTCCTGCCCTGCCTGCTGATCTTTATCTATATTTTCGGGATCGATATGCGGCCGGCGAGCCTCCCATGGACACTGGTATCTGTGCTGCTTGCCTTTCTTATGAACTTCTATGTCAATTATACAATAGGCCTGACCTCCTTCTGGCTGGTGCAATCCGGCGGGATTCGCAGCGCCTTCCTGCTGGTATCGGGTATTTTCTCGGGGGCGCTGATTCCGCTTGATTTCTTCCCGCACTGGCTACAGGTCACCCAGCTGTTCCTGCCTTTCCAGTACATTGCTTATATGCCTGCCATGGTGTTCACCGGGCATTATTCACTTGGCGGTCTTGAGCTATCCCTTCCCGAAGCTGTAGGCATGCAGGCCGCTGCTGTACTGGTAATGTTCGGCTGTAATGAGTGGGTCCGCCGCCGGGCAATGAAGCAGTTCACGGCGGTCGGCGCATGA
- a CDS encoding serine hydrolase — MLHTPGITDCSPAEVHYDASRIGVLHALFQKLIDENKIQAAAYSVSRYGKTFMNGAIGPLSYRKDRTDPLLPTTVHRIASITKAVTSVAIAKLVEDGILRFDLPVGAFLEPFNVEPFNKIDIYSLLTHTSGLFPDCAGSMIPYHKSYWQLIGEYFDKYNPEDGELDWITAALSCGIDKPAGEEWQYCSFGFCILGEIIKKVTGISAEQYIEEQILQPLGMKDTMWEPTPELAERFIIRNEHKEKQLHDLIHGVQQEEPPAEKLWKNVSSTGGGLVSTTADLTRFANMLLGMGTLGDTRIIGRKAVEKLTTRTLYGKPDYCWGNNVKDRSYGIGLDMRKGPAFLYSEGSYFHEGAGACCMVIDPVEQLTAVWFVPFTDDNWYAEALFNVTNVIWSGLM; from the coding sequence ATGCTGCACACTCCCGGCATTACCGACTGCTCACCGGCAGAGGTTCACTATGACGCATCAAGAATCGGGGTACTCCATGCCCTCTTTCAGAAATTGATCGACGAGAACAAAATCCAGGCCGCCGCTTACAGCGTCTCCCGGTACGGCAAGACGTTCATGAACGGTGCCATCGGCCCCCTCTCCTACCGCAAGGACCGGACGGACCCGCTGCTGCCGACAACCGTTCATCGCATCGCATCCATCACCAAGGCGGTTACCTCTGTGGCGATAGCCAAGCTCGTAGAAGATGGTATTCTGCGGTTTGACCTTCCCGTTGGCGCTTTTCTGGAACCGTTTAATGTGGAGCCGTTCAATAAAATCGACATCTACAGCCTGCTGACCCATACCTCCGGCCTGTTCCCTGACTGTGCGGGCAGCATGATTCCTTATCACAAGTCTTACTGGCAGCTGATTGGCGAATATTTCGACAAGTACAATCCGGAGGACGGCGAGCTGGACTGGATCACAGCTGCACTGAGCTGCGGGATCGACAAACCGGCCGGTGAGGAATGGCAATACTGCTCCTTCGGCTTCTGTATTCTTGGTGAGATCATTAAGAAGGTCACAGGTATTTCCGCTGAACAGTACATAGAGGAGCAGATCCTGCAGCCGCTCGGCATGAAGGATACGATGTGGGAGCCGACTCCCGAATTAGCGGAGCGCTTCATCATAAGAAATGAACATAAAGAAAAGCAGCTCCATGACCTGATCCATGGCGTACAGCAGGAAGAACCTCCAGCAGAGAAGCTGTGGAAGAACGTATCCAGCACAGGCGGGGGACTGGTCTCTACTACTGCGGACCTCACCCGCTTCGCCAATATGCTCCTGGGCATGGGTACCTTGGGGGATACGCGGATTATCGGCCGTAAAGCCGTAGAGAAGCTCACCACCCGCACACTCTATGGCAAACCTGATTACTGCTGGGGTAACAATGTCAAAGACCGGAGCTATGGCATTGGCCTGGATATGCGCAAAGGCCCCGCATTTCTGTATTCCGAGGGCAGTTATTTTCATGAAGGAGCCGGCGCCTGCTGTATGGTCATCGATCCGGTGGAGCAGCTCACGGCCGTGTGGTTCGTGCCCTTCACGGATGATAACTGGTATGCGGAAGCCCTGTTCAATGTAACCAATGTGATCTGGTCAGGACTGATGTAA
- a CDS encoding amino acid permease: MTTKPLTKSITFMQALALVVGMIIGSGIFLKPGIVLNHAGSPWLSILAWGVGGIITLASALSVAEIAAAIPKSGGLYTYLSELYGGVFGYLLGWVQAVISYPASVAALAIAFATYSGYFLPLNAWQQKLLAVGILAFILLMNVIATKFGGIIQTVATVGKLIPVAGIVGVGLFSDLAPGFGGISTAVAGAGFGAAVLGTLWAYDGWISVTNMAGEIKDPARTLPKVISIGVIFVIAVYVLFNIAVFQALPYDQIVSSQTPGADAAEALFGSGGGAFITAGIIVSVLGALNGYLMTAARVPQAMGERGQLPFSRVLSSIHPKFQTPANALVFQSVLAVVYIFSGTFNTLTDLLVFVLWIFFTMGVFGVFLLRRKLQPVQGRYRVPLYPFTPILGVAGGLYILASTIISDPLRSLIGIGITLAGLPVYMVMMRKNRV, from the coding sequence ATGACAACAAAGCCGTTAACCAAAAGTATTACGTTCATGCAAGCGCTGGCCCTCGTGGTCGGGATGATTATCGGATCGGGGATTTTTTTGAAGCCAGGAATTGTGTTGAATCATGCGGGCAGCCCGTGGCTGAGTATTCTGGCCTGGGGTGTTGGAGGGATCATTACCCTGGCTTCGGCGCTGAGCGTGGCGGAGATTGCGGCCGCCATTCCGAAGTCGGGAGGTCTATATACTTATTTAAGTGAATTGTACGGCGGAGTGTTCGGGTATCTGCTCGGCTGGGTGCAGGCGGTCATCTCCTATCCGGCTTCTGTGGCGGCGCTGGCGATTGCTTTTGCTACCTATTCCGGTTACTTCCTGCCGCTGAACGCATGGCAGCAGAAGCTGCTTGCGGTGGGCATTCTGGCCTTCATTCTGCTGATGAATGTCATCGCCACGAAGTTCGGCGGGATCATTCAGACGGTGGCTACGGTCGGTAAGCTGATTCCGGTAGCGGGCATTGTGGGTGTCGGGCTGTTCTCGGATCTGGCTCCCGGCTTCGGAGGCATTAGCACAGCAGTTGCGGGTGCGGGCTTCGGGGCAGCGGTGCTCGGCACACTCTGGGCGTATGACGGCTGGATCAGCGTGACCAATATGGCGGGAGAGATCAAGGACCCGGCCAGGACGCTGCCCAAAGTCATTTCGATCGGTGTTATTTTTGTCATCGCCGTATATGTGCTGTTCAATATAGCGGTGTTCCAGGCGCTGCCCTATGACCAGATTGTGTCATCACAGACTCCGGGAGCCGATGCGGCAGAGGCCCTGTTCGGTAGCGGCGGCGGAGCGTTTATTACGGCAGGCATTATCGTCTCTGTGCTGGGGGCGCTAAACGGTTATCTCATGACCGCAGCGCGGGTGCCGCAGGCGATGGGGGAGCGGGGACAGCTTCCGTTCTCCCGGGTGCTGAGCAGCATTCATCCGAAGTTTCAGACACCGGCGAATGCGCTTGTTTTTCAGAGTGTGCTGGCGGTGGTCTACATCTTCTCGGGAACCTTCAATACGCTGACGGATCTGCTCGTGTTCGTGCTCTGGATCTTCTTCACCATGGGCGTGTTCGGCGTGTTCCTCCTGCGCAGGAAGCTGCAGCCCGTACAAGGCCGCTACCGCGTGCCGCTCTACCCGTTCACCCCGATTCTTGGCGTAGCAGGGGGGCTCTATATTCTAGCCAGTACAATTATCAGTGACCCGCTGCGCTCGCTTATAGGAATTGGCATCACGCTTGCCGGACTCCCGGTGTATATGGTGATGATGCGGAAGAATCGCGTGTAA
- a CDS encoding VOC family protein, whose protein sequence is MNWITLRVRNLEASLDFYHRILGLPLERRFESRGKQIVMLGIEGQPKLELIEGSDPPVKPECGVSVGFEVRSLDEAMAELSKEGIPVARGPIAPNPSLRFFYILDPDGFEVQLAEHM, encoded by the coding sequence ATGAATTGGATTACACTCAGGGTACGCAATCTGGAGGCTTCCCTTGATTTCTATCACAGAATTCTAGGGCTTCCGCTGGAGCGCAGATTCGAAAGCAGAGGGAAACAGATCGTCATGCTGGGAATAGAGGGACAGCCGAAGCTTGAGCTCATTGAGGGCAGTGACCCGCCGGTGAAGCCGGAATGCGGAGTGTCTGTAGGCTTCGAGGTTAGATCGCTGGACGAAGCTATGGCGGAACTTAGTAAGGAAGGAATTCCGGTCGCCCGCGGCCCCATCGCGCCGAATCCCAGCCTGCGCTTCTTCTATATCCTGGACCCGGACGGGTTCGAGGTGCAGCTTGCCGAGCATATGTAG